One genomic segment of Pseudoalteromonas sp. GCY includes these proteins:
- the fliK gene encoding flagellar hook-length control protein FliK, translating into MNKLPITTNTTTASVISTDNSEVSRLDLAKNQPFAAKNIQISNDKLKMDVAIDGRWQTIQLALKPPTQPNQLPEAQVNIDETGKVVTFQTPKLQAQVTLTKQLFDIFTTLKTHTPSPVVQSPATTLPDATLHIKALDLKVPLPQAVAQLLASENKLIAHLSAQQSNVSLQVVNQFKDLLFSTALPKSMIAKLISSQLSSVDVKPQPSRITLNIHDRSVTLSPISSNWPAATTWQKGEVKTAFNGIDITKSTQQVKVETIKPLSALLQQVTAVNKEVPSPLESRLVSVHTLAYDKPLLEVNLQQIKSTVVKALQVLIGRPFGKPLTNQVDQPANSPVKKGKNDVLSRSVSTLLAPSEKVSAHNENKPSTPLQQLSNQIKLNLTELMAKQPLPLQKSHLPLQKSHLPLQSEKLANSIARYLQHQLAETPKYQAPPVDFEVKQKALSLLLDTLTGKQSLSNKQVEQLTQVLERPLYRKASSASVDSAKTFQLQSTHSQSTQVTATPSQVPQPTSNQIKGVIEALLTLPMAKPEQKENTPNMLRQASATIEKLAKADTFKQTPELQKLVNQAFSRLLDDRSVNALTVKNQLESQLGMATFTNTPASLTQSSFTQMLDRLIVSLLGSQVASLAQSNEQATQKIQALLDALLPQLKLISPKQTADALQQPQAKELLNELGQLHNQLQPQQSQTTATSSAKQDSETQLIVNLLFPTKVGQEQQQTQLQIGEYKKSPKPGMPEKSVWFIRLCFDFAEKGQIHAQAELMDKALECALVATSNQVKQLAEPHLATLRHKLASHGLQVAEIGLREEASFQDKFFNEHAIINIKV; encoded by the coding sequence ATGAATAAGCTGCCAATTACAACAAATACGACGACAGCATCTGTGATAAGCACAGATAATAGCGAAGTATCGAGATTAGACTTAGCCAAAAACCAACCGTTTGCAGCAAAGAATATCCAAATTAGTAACGATAAACTAAAAATGGATGTGGCAATTGATGGTCGCTGGCAAACTATCCAACTTGCGCTTAAGCCTCCAACCCAGCCCAATCAGCTTCCAGAAGCACAGGTTAATATCGACGAAACTGGCAAGGTGGTCACCTTTCAAACGCCCAAGTTACAAGCGCAAGTAACGCTGACAAAACAGCTTTTTGATATTTTTACGACGCTAAAAACGCATACGCCAAGCCCTGTAGTCCAATCTCCAGCAACCACGTTGCCAGACGCCACATTACACATTAAGGCGCTTGATTTAAAAGTACCGCTTCCGCAAGCCGTGGCACAATTGCTCGCAAGTGAAAACAAACTCATTGCGCATCTTAGTGCCCAACAAAGTAATGTTTCCTTGCAGGTCGTCAATCAATTTAAAGACTTGCTGTTTAGTACGGCTTTGCCTAAGTCAATGATTGCAAAACTTATCTCTAGTCAACTTAGCAGTGTTGATGTGAAGCCGCAGCCAAGTCGGATAACACTTAACATTCATGACCGTTCAGTAACCTTATCGCCAATAAGCAGTAACTGGCCTGCAGCAACCACATGGCAAAAGGGCGAAGTAAAAACAGCTTTCAATGGAATTGATATCACAAAATCTACACAACAAGTAAAAGTAGAAACCATAAAGCCGCTTAGCGCTTTGCTGCAACAAGTCACTGCAGTGAATAAGGAAGTTCCCTCACCACTTGAGTCACGCTTAGTATCTGTACATACGCTGGCGTATGACAAACCGTTACTTGAAGTCAATCTGCAACAAATTAAGTCAACGGTAGTAAAAGCGTTGCAAGTACTGATCGGAAGACCTTTTGGGAAGCCACTCACAAATCAGGTTGATCAGCCCGCGAACTCCCCAGTCAAGAAAGGTAAAAATGATGTTTTAAGTCGTTCGGTCTCAACTCTGCTTGCGCCAAGCGAGAAAGTAAGTGCTCACAATGAAAATAAGCCGAGCACGCCACTACAACAACTCTCAAACCAAATAAAACTTAATCTTACAGAGCTGATGGCAAAACAACCATTACCATTGCAAAAAAGTCACTTACCTTTGCAAAAAAGTCACTTACCTTTGCAAAGCGAAAAGTTAGCCAACTCCATTGCTCGTTACTTACAACACCAGCTCGCAGAGACACCAAAATATCAAGCGCCACCGGTCGATTTTGAGGTGAAACAAAAAGCCCTGTCCTTATTATTGGACACCCTCACAGGTAAACAATCGCTTAGCAATAAGCAAGTTGAACAGCTGACACAAGTCTTAGAGCGGCCGCTTTATCGTAAAGCGAGTTCTGCGTCTGTAGATTCTGCTAAAACGTTCCAGTTGCAATCTACACATTCACAAAGCACACAAGTAACAGCTACGCCTTCTCAAGTACCGCAGCCTACCAGCAATCAGATTAAAGGGGTTATTGAAGCCCTGCTTACTCTGCCCATGGCTAAACCCGAACAAAAAGAAAACACACCAAACATGTTACGCCAAGCTTCTGCAACCATCGAAAAGCTCGCAAAAGCAGATACATTCAAACAAACTCCTGAATTGCAGAAATTAGTAAATCAAGCATTTTCGCGCTTGCTCGATGACCGTTCAGTCAACGCCCTTACCGTTAAAAACCAGTTAGAAAGCCAACTGGGCATGGCAACCTTTACCAACACACCAGCAAGTTTAACCCAATCGAGCTTTACACAAATGTTGGACCGCTTAATTGTATCGCTATTAGGTAGTCAGGTGGCAAGCCTAGCTCAAAGCAATGAGCAAGCAACGCAAAAAATACAAGCATTGCTGGATGCGCTGCTACCACAGCTGAAGTTGATCTCACCCAAGCAAACAGCAGATGCATTACAACAACCACAAGCAAAAGAGCTGTTAAACGAGTTGGGACAACTACATAATCAATTACAACCGCAACAATCACAAACCACAGCTACCAGCTCTGCGAAACAAGACAGCGAAACACAGTTGATCGTTAACCTGCTCTTCCCCACCAAAGTAGGACAAGAGCAACAGCAAACACAGTTACAAATAGGTGAATATAAAAAGTCGCCCAAACCTGGTATGCCAGAGAAGTCTGTGTGGTTTATTCGTCTTTGTTTTGATTTTGCAGAAAAAGGTCAGATCCATGCCCAAGCCGAGCTGATGGATAAAGCCCTAGAATGTGCATTAGTAGCCACCTCCAATCAGGTCAAGCAGCTCGCAGAGCCACATTTGGCAACGCTCAGACATAAGTTAGCATCTCATGGTCTACAAGTCGCTGAAATAGGCCTTAGGGAAGAAGCCAGCTTTCAAGATAAGTTCTTTAATGAACACGCAATTATCAACATTAAGGTGTAA
- the ccmA gene encoding cytochrome c biogenesis heme-transporting ATPase CcmA: MLEIDAVTCTKQDRCLFDSLSFTLHAGQIMQIEGPNGAGKTSLLRIIAGFARADEGLIRYNSTDIRDDYDSFAADLLFIGHKTGVNQQLSAYENVQHWLMVHGAQADEEEVYTLLAKLGLIGLEDVPVRTLSAGQQRRVALVRLWLNQAKLWVLDEPFTALDKKGVAMLQTQFQSHLDKGGAILLTTHQDLTAHFAQLQTLALEYRL, encoded by the coding sequence TTGCTAGAGATAGACGCCGTCACTTGTACCAAACAAGATAGATGCTTGTTTGACTCATTAAGTTTCACTCTCCATGCGGGGCAGATCATGCAAATTGAAGGCCCAAATGGTGCCGGAAAAACCTCTTTGTTGAGGATCATTGCTGGGTTCGCCAGAGCGGACGAAGGGCTGATCCGCTACAACAGCACTGATATCCGTGATGATTATGATTCATTCGCTGCCGATTTATTATTTATTGGTCATAAGACAGGTGTCAATCAACAACTTAGTGCCTACGAAAATGTCCAACATTGGCTTATGGTTCACGGCGCTCAGGCCGATGAAGAAGAAGTTTATACACTGCTTGCCAAGCTCGGTTTAATAGGGCTTGAAGATGTACCTGTGCGGACGTTATCAGCGGGTCAACAGCGCCGTGTTGCGTTAGTACGTTTGTGGCTAAATCAAGCCAAGCTTTGGGTGCTAGATGAACCATTTACTGCGCTGGATAAAAAAGGGGTCGCCATGTTGCAAACCCAATTTCAGTCTCATCTAGACAAGGGGGGCGCCATTTTATTGACGACCCACCAAGATCTCACCGCACATTTTGCACAGTTACAAACCTTGGCGTTGGAGTACCGTTTGTAA
- the ccmB gene encoding heme exporter protein CcmB → MQTQHSYWLAFKSVYAKDVTLAFRQRAEIVNPLLFFLIVITLFPLAIGPEPALLTRMAPGIIWVAALLSTMLGLDKLFRDDYNDGSLEQLIASPYPLSLSVLAKVAAHWTISGLPMVVLAPLFALLMNLESQSLNATVLTLLIGTPLLSFIGAIGAGLTVALQKGGILMSLLVLPLYIPVLIFATSAIDTSSMSLAYGGQLAILGAMLAVAIIAAPIAISSALRVSVS, encoded by the coding sequence ATGCAGACTCAACATTCTTATTGGTTAGCTTTTAAATCGGTTTATGCCAAAGATGTGACCTTGGCCTTTAGACAACGCGCTGAGATAGTCAATCCTTTGTTGTTTTTCCTTATCGTGATCACCTTATTTCCGTTAGCGATTGGACCTGAACCTGCGCTGCTTACCAGAATGGCACCGGGTATTATTTGGGTAGCGGCGCTTTTATCGACTATGTTAGGTCTAGATAAATTATTTAGGGACGATTACAACGACGGCTCATTAGAGCAATTGATTGCTTCACCTTATCCTTTATCGCTATCAGTATTAGCAAAAGTAGCAGCGCATTGGACAATCAGTGGTTTGCCAATGGTGGTGCTTGCGCCCTTGTTCGCGCTGTTAATGAATCTCGAATCGCAGTCTCTCAATGCAACTGTATTGACCTTACTGATAGGTACACCGTTATTAAGTTTTATTGGGGCTATTGGCGCAGGACTCACCGTTGCATTGCAAAAGGGTGGTATTTTAATGAGTTTACTCGTCCTACCGCTTTATATCCCCGTATTGATTTTTGCAACGTCCGCCATAGATACCAGTAGCATGTCTTTAGCATATGGTGGTCAGCTTGCAATCCTTGGTGCGATGCTTGCCGTCGCAATTATTGCCGCACCAATTGCCATATCGTCAGCTTTAAGAGTGAGTGTAAGTTAA
- a CDS encoding heme ABC transporter permease: MWKWLHPYAKAERAYQLCNTLLPYFAVIAVVCLIVGWVWGLAYAPADYQQKDSYRIIFIHVPSAIWSMGAYSSMAIAAIVALVWQIRNAELAVIAIAPIGAAMTAIALITGAAWGKPMWGAWWVWDARLTSELILLFLYFGVLSLYHAFEDKKSGGRAACILAIVGVVNLPIIHFSVEWWNTLHQGSTITKFDTSAIDPSMLWPLLINIVAFAGVLGAVTLIRLKNEILRSEQHRPWVRELVNRG; the protein is encoded by the coding sequence ATGTGGAAGTGGTTACATCCTTATGCCAAAGCGGAGCGTGCTTACCAACTGTGTAACACCTTGCTTCCTTACTTTGCCGTGATTGCGGTAGTGTGCTTAATTGTTGGATGGGTTTGGGGGTTAGCCTATGCGCCAGCCGACTACCAACAAAAAGACAGCTATCGTATTATCTTTATTCATGTGCCGTCGGCTATCTGGTCAATGGGTGCATACTCTTCTATGGCTATTGCGGCTATTGTTGCCTTGGTATGGCAAATTCGTAATGCTGAACTGGCGGTTATTGCCATTGCACCTATTGGTGCAGCAATGACCGCGATTGCGTTAATCACCGGTGCGGCTTGGGGTAAACCTATGTGGGGAGCTTGGTGGGTCTGGGATGCAAGATTGACGTCAGAGCTTATCCTATTGTTTTTGTATTTCGGTGTTTTGTCTCTATATCACGCCTTTGAAGATAAAAAATCAGGTGGTCGAGCTGCCTGTATTCTTGCTATTGTCGGGGTTGTTAATCTGCCTATTATTCATTTCTCGGTAGAGTGGTGGAACACGTTGCATCAGGGATCAACTATCACCAAATTTGATACGTCAGCGATTGATCCTTCCATGTTGTGGCCTTTGTTGATCAACATAGTGGCGTTTGCTGGTGTGCTTGGCGCGGTTACGCTAATTCGTTTGAAAAATGAAATTTTACGAAGCGAGCAACACCGTCCTTGGGTCCGCGAATTAGTGAATAGGGGTTAA
- the ccmD gene encoding heme exporter protein CcmD encodes MQFESFSEFLAMGGYGFYVWLSFGSCALILAGILVGSILDGKKLKQAVKAQMAREARIKKAKEESQA; translated from the coding sequence ATGCAGTTTGAATCCTTCAGTGAATTTTTAGCCATGGGTGGCTATGGCTTTTATGTTTGGCTCTCATTTGGCTCATGTGCATTAATACTGGCTGGTATTTTAGTCGGCTCTATCTTGGATGGTAAGAAGCTAAAGCAAGCAGTTAAAGCACAAATGGCAAGAGAAGCACGCATTAAAAAAGCAAAAGAGGAGTCGCAAGCATGA
- the ccmE gene encoding cytochrome c maturation protein CcmE, which produces MNPRRKKRLFTVVAVIFGIGAAVGLTLYALQENINLFYTPSELVEGKGELKEIPQIGQKLRIGGMVVPGSVVRDETSLDVSFKLIDTGPMVTIRYKGILPDLFREGQGIVAQGTLVESNVVEAFEVLAKHDEEYMPSEVAEAVKGIKHEKPKYNLNSEN; this is translated from the coding sequence ATGAATCCTAGACGCAAAAAAAGATTATTCACCGTTGTCGCCGTTATCTTTGGTATTGGCGCAGCGGTCGGGCTTACGCTTTACGCACTACAAGAAAATATTAATTTGTTTTACACGCCGAGCGAGCTTGTTGAAGGTAAAGGTGAGTTAAAAGAAATACCGCAGATCGGTCAGAAACTGCGCATTGGCGGTATGGTTGTGCCAGGTTCAGTGGTGCGTGATGAAACGTCTTTAGATGTGTCATTTAAACTTATCGACACCGGTCCAATGGTTACTATTCGTTATAAAGGCATTCTTCCTGATCTATTCCGTGAAGGTCAAGGTATCGTAGCGCAAGGGACGTTAGTTGAGTCTAATGTAGTTGAAGCGTTTGAAGTACTTGCCAAGCATGATGAAGAGTATATGCCATCAGAAGTGGCAGAAGCCGTGAAAGGCATTAAGCATGAAAAGCCAAAATATAATTTAAACAGCGAGAACTAA
- a CDS encoding heme lyase CcmF/NrfE family subunit has protein sequence MVPEIGYFALVLAMALSLLLCIFPLWGAYTGNLRLMKAAPSLAVGQCILVVFSFMVLIYITLMDDFTVAYVAHHSSSTLPWYYKITSTWGGHEGAILLWLVMQSMWTMLVAVMSKSLPWVLRARVLGVLGFLGVGFMLYTLWMSSPFERLLPYFPVEGRDLNPLLQDPGMIIHPPLLYMGYVGLSVSFSFAIAALLTGKLDNTWAKWSRPWTMAAWGFLTLGITIGSWWAYSELGWGGWWFWDPVENASLMPWLVATALLHSLAVTEKRGVFKSWTVLLAITAFSLCLLGTFIVRSGIIVSVHAFATDPDRGLYILSFLAVVVGGSLALYAMRVAQVYSEGRYQFISREVALWINNIFLVVATLIVLLGTLLPMIHKELGLGSISIGVPFFNQMFAILIVPFAILLGLAPMLRWKQNKMPPLVKKWAVLIVVSLVLTATWLYSSYEVVAPLTFVATALAVWISVATAADLFNKVTVHPSVAIGFKKLGLSYWAMVLGHVGIAFVIASVTLTSAYSVERSVSMKPGETAMLNEYEYRFDGVKEIRGPNYGGHAGVVTVFKNGKKVVELHAEKRRYDVGMQFMTEAAIDDGFFRDLYLALGEPLSAGAWSLRIYHKPYVRWMWLGGLLISFAGFIVLADKRYRSRVKKLSQVEA, from the coding sequence ATGGTCCCAGAAATAGGTTACTTCGCCTTAGTTCTGGCGATGGCATTGAGCTTATTACTGTGTATTTTCCCATTGTGGGGTGCTTATACGGGTAATTTGAGGCTGATGAAAGCCGCTCCTTCACTGGCTGTAGGTCAGTGTATTCTAGTTGTTTTCTCATTTATGGTACTGATCTACATCACGTTAATGGATGACTTTACGGTTGCGTATGTGGCGCATCATTCGAGCAGTACTTTGCCTTGGTATTATAAAATCACCTCAACGTGGGGTGGACACGAAGGCGCAATTTTACTGTGGTTGGTAATGCAATCCATGTGGACCATGCTGGTTGCGGTGATGTCGAAGTCGCTACCGTGGGTATTGCGAGCGCGTGTGTTAGGCGTACTTGGCTTTTTAGGTGTGGGCTTTATGCTTTATACCCTGTGGATGTCGAGCCCCTTTGAGCGTTTGCTTCCGTACTTCCCTGTTGAAGGGCGTGATTTGAATCCATTATTGCAAGACCCAGGTATGATCATTCACCCGCCACTCCTTTATATGGGTTACGTTGGCTTATCTGTGTCTTTCTCTTTTGCAATTGCTGCGCTTTTAACCGGTAAACTTGATAATACTTGGGCTAAATGGTCTCGTCCTTGGACAATGGCCGCATGGGGCTTTCTTACTCTAGGCATTACTATTGGTAGTTGGTGGGCGTACTCAGAGCTAGGCTGGGGCGGTTGGTGGTTCTGGGATCCGGTGGAAAACGCTTCACTGATGCCTTGGCTTGTTGCAACCGCTTTATTGCATTCACTTGCAGTAACAGAAAAGCGTGGTGTGTTTAAGTCTTGGACAGTACTACTTGCTATCACCGCGTTTAGTTTATGTTTACTTGGTACCTTTATCGTTCGCTCAGGCATTATCGTATCGGTGCATGCGTTTGCAACCGATCCTGACCGAGGTTTATACATCCTGTCATTCTTAGCTGTGGTTGTGGGTGGCAGCTTAGCGCTTTACGCAATGCGCGTAGCTCAAGTATATAGCGAGGGGCGCTATCAATTCATTTCGCGTGAAGTGGCGTTGTGGATCAACAATATCTTCTTAGTAGTTGCAACCTTGATTGTATTGTTAGGCACGTTATTGCCTATGATCCACAAAGAGCTGGGCTTAGGTTCTATTTCTATTGGCGTGCCTTTCTTTAACCAAATGTTTGCGATACTAATCGTGCCGTTCGCGATTTTGCTGGGTTTAGCCCCTATGCTGCGCTGGAAACAAAATAAAATGCCGCCACTAGTTAAAAAATGGGCTGTATTGATTGTGGTGAGTTTAGTGCTCACAGCGACGTGGTTGTATTCGAGCTATGAAGTGGTGGCACCACTGACATTTGTTGCGACAGCTTTAGCTGTGTGGATAAGTGTGGCTACTGCCGCTGACTTATTTAATAAAGTGACTGTTCACCCAAGTGTTGCAATCGGCTTTAAAAAGCTAGGGCTGAGCTATTGGGCGATGGTACTTGGGCACGTTGGTATTGCCTTTGTTATCGCATCGGTGACTTTAACTTCTGCATACTCAGTTGAGCGCTCAGTGAGCATGAAACCGGGTGAAACGGCGATGCTAAACGAATACGAATATCGCTTTGATGGCGTAAAAGAAATTCGAGGTCCGAACTACGGTGGTCATGCAGGCGTAGTGACAGTATTCAAAAATGGTAAGAAAGTTGTAGAACTACACGCGGAAAAACGTCGTTATGATGTAGGGATGCAGTTTATGACCGAAGCCGCTATTGATGATGGTTTCTTCCGTGATTTATATCTAGCACTCGGCGAGCCGCTTTCTGCAGGCGCGTGGTCGCTGAGGATTTATCACAAACCATACGTGCGTTGGATGTGGCTAGGTGGGCTACTTATCTCTTTTGCCGGCTTCATTGTGCTTGCGGATAAACGCTACCGCAGCCGCGTGAAAAAATTATCCCAAGTGGAGGCTTAA
- a CDS encoding redoxin family protein, with translation MNRKLLGLVPFLIFIFLCVFLYQGLFGNPRELQTGRLGHTMPEFSLPDLMDSDKTWTADSLKGEVYLMNVWGTWCPTCIAELGYLTELRERGVKIIGLYYEQAYDPDFGDQFDINALRQDVNNMLSRAGNPYQFNILDLERTLALDLGVSGAPETFLVDKQGKILLHHTGDINERVWRTKFAAIYQELAQ, from the coding sequence ATGAACCGCAAGTTATTAGGTTTAGTGCCTTTTTTGATATTTATTTTCCTGTGTGTATTTTTGTACCAAGGACTATTTGGCAACCCAAGAGAACTTCAGACAGGCCGTTTAGGGCACACGATGCCTGAGTTTTCATTACCCGATTTAATGGATAGTGATAAAACCTGGACTGCCGACTCGCTTAAGGGTGAAGTCTACCTGATGAACGTATGGGGCACTTGGTGCCCAACCTGTATCGCTGAGCTGGGTTATTTAACTGAGCTTAGAGAGCGCGGCGTGAAAATAATAGGTCTGTATTACGAGCAGGCTTATGATCCTGATTTTGGCGACCAGTTTGATATCAATGCATTAAGGCAAGATGTCAATAACATGTTGAGTCGTGCTGGTAACCCATATCAATTTAACATTCTGGATTTGGAGCGTACATTAGCGCTGGATCTTGGAGTTTCAGGCGCGCCAGAGACTTTTTTGGTAGATAAGCAAGGTAAGATTTTGTTGCATCATACTGGCGATATCAATGAACGCGTGTGGCGCACTAAGTTTGCAGCAATCTATCAGGAGTTGGCGCAATGA
- a CDS encoding cytochrome c-type biogenesis protein has protein sequence MKYVIVLLLMMITAAAQATEDKYNFATAEREQTFRELTHELRCPKCQNQNIADSDAVVAKDLRDKVIALVNEGQSKQEVIDYMIDRYGYFVHYQPPVTPATIVLWVLPVAIIILGFGFIVFRQKRAAKKQDWNAVDEQKLTELINQYQRQEREQ, from the coding sequence ATGAAATATGTAATTGTTTTGCTTTTAATGATGATTACCGCAGCGGCGCAAGCAACGGAAGACAAATATAACTTTGCTACAGCTGAACGTGAGCAAACTTTCCGAGAGCTGACTCATGAGCTACGCTGCCCGAAATGCCAGAACCAAAACATTGCAGATTCAGATGCCGTCGTAGCCAAAGATCTGCGTGACAAAGTCATCGCTTTGGTTAATGAAGGTCAGTCTAAGCAAGAGGTCATTGATTATATGATCGACCGCTATGGCTATTTCGTTCATTATCAACCACCTGTTACGCCTGCAACGATCGTGCTTTGGGTACTGCCAGTGGCAATCATTATTTTAGGCTTCGGCTTTATTGTATTTCGTCAAAAACGCGCTGCGAAAAAGCAAGATTGGAATGCTGTGGACGAACAAAAGCTGACTGAGCTCATTAATCAATATCAACGTCAGGAGCGTGAGCAGTGA
- the ccmI gene encoding c-type cytochrome biogenesis protein CcmI, giving the protein MWFLFLLLGVFAGLFVVFPFIKKERRITVDHDANAERIDIFNQRLEELKEELANQRIEKDSYNESVVELKRRLLNELSPEQSLTSRGDNRVLALTGIAFMLLVTGVFYYYTGSHRQIASWHEAVEKLPEYGERAVMQSGEPLNANELQAFALGLRTKLATAGDDAVAWMLLGRVAMSLSDFEMAMQAFDKALVMQPNNNNVLVNYSQALLIEGSEPSMNRAARMLSKVLKNDPTNIDAISLLALIAYERQDWKESKAAFEVLLSQLTKDDPRYEMIAGRIAEIEQKLGQQTDEPVAVKAGIVATVTISAELQNNIPKGSTLFVFAKAAEGPAMPLAVAKITNFNLPMTVNLDDSMAMMPELTLSKFSQVTVTARISNDGSVMPSDGELEGVSSVIELQQGENQLTVEISRVLTNTGK; this is encoded by the coding sequence ATGTGGTTTTTGTTTCTTCTGCTGGGCGTATTTGCCGGTCTCTTTGTGGTTTTTCCGTTTATTAAAAAGGAAAGACGCATCACGGTTGATCATGATGCGAATGCCGAGCGTATCGATATTTTCAATCAACGTTTGGAAGAGTTAAAAGAAGAGCTTGCTAATCAGCGTATCGAAAAAGACAGTTATAATGAATCTGTGGTTGAACTCAAGCGTCGCTTATTGAATGAGTTATCGCCTGAACAATCATTGACGAGTCGTGGTGATAACCGTGTGTTGGCGCTGACAGGTATTGCTTTTATGCTGCTGGTGACAGGTGTCTTTTATTACTACACGGGTAGCCACAGGCAAATAGCGAGCTGGCATGAAGCCGTTGAAAAGTTACCTGAGTATGGTGAGCGTGCAGTAATGCAATCTGGAGAGCCGCTAAATGCCAACGAGCTACAAGCATTTGCGCTGGGGCTAAGAACTAAACTAGCAACAGCTGGCGACGACGCAGTTGCATGGATGTTACTTGGTCGTGTTGCAATGTCACTTAGTGACTTTGAGATGGCGATGCAGGCATTTGATAAAGCACTCGTGATGCAACCTAATAACAATAATGTCCTGGTGAATTATAGCCAAGCATTATTGATAGAGGGCTCAGAGCCAAGCATGAATCGCGCGGCCAGAATGTTGTCAAAAGTGCTCAAGAATGATCCAACGAATATTGATGCGATAAGCTTGCTGGCGTTAATTGCCTATGAACGTCAAGATTGGAAAGAGTCAAAAGCCGCTTTTGAAGTCTTGTTGTCACAATTAACCAAAGATGATCCGCGTTATGAGATGATCGCAGGGCGCATTGCTGAAATCGAGCAAAAGTTGGGTCAACAAACAGATGAACCAGTGGCTGTAAAAGCTGGTATTGTCGCTACTGTAACCATTTCAGCTGAGTTACAGAATAACATTCCAAAGGGCAGCACCTTGTTCGTTTTTGCAAAAGCAGCTGAAGGCCCTGCCATGCCATTGGCGGTGGCTAAAATTACAAACTTTAACTTGCCAATGACGGTAAACCTAGATGATAGTATGGCAATGATGCCTGAATTAACCTTGTCGAAATTTTCTCAAGTTACGGTCACCGCACGTATTTCTAATGATGGTTCAGTAATGCCTTCAGATGGAGAACTTGAGGGTGTTTCAAGCGTAATTGAACTTCAACAAGGCGAAAATCAGCTCACTGTCGAGATTAGTCGTGTCTTAACAAATACAGGGAAATAA
- a CDS encoding MlaA family lipoprotein, producing the protein MLKAVLTGLLALTIVGCAQVPEEKKDPRDPFQSLNRPLYDFNMDVLDAYILRPVAKGYVAVTPAPVRSSVVNFTTNIAAPTDAVNAALQGKPDHMAINVARFLVNSTVGIFGLFDVAKTLGLELKDEDFGQTLGVWGVGDGAYIMIPGMGPTTARNLTGDVVDNFVLPEIALTTPQTVLVFALRAVEARAALMSQEKLLNESLDPYTFLKDVYYQRQLYELFDGNPPMEEEPDDFDENFLENL; encoded by the coding sequence ATGCTTAAAGCTGTGCTCACAGGCTTACTTGCGTTGACCATTGTTGGTTGTGCGCAAGTACCCGAAGAGAAAAAGGATCCACGAGATCCATTTCAATCACTTAACCGCCCACTCTATGATTTCAACATGGATGTGTTGGATGCCTATATTTTGCGTCCTGTTGCTAAAGGGTATGTCGCGGTGACTCCCGCTCCCGTGCGCAGTAGTGTTGTCAATTTCACCACCAACATCGCCGCACCGACCGATGCAGTAAACGCAGCGCTACAGGGTAAGCCTGATCATATGGCAATCAATGTTGCTCGCTTTTTAGTTAATTCTACGGTCGGTATTTTTGGCTTGTTTGATGTAGCGAAAACACTTGGGCTTGAGCTTAAAGACGAAGATTTTGGCCAAACCTTGGGGGTTTGGGGTGTTGGTGATGGTGCGTATATTATGATCCCAGGTATGGGACCGACGACCGCGAGAAACTTAACGGGTGATGTAGTCGATAACTTTGTCTTGCCAGAAATCGCACTCACTACGCCGCAAACAGTATTAGTGTTTGCGCTGCGTGCGGTTGAAGCAAGAGCGGCTTTGATGTCACAAGAAAAGCTGCTAAATGAGTCGCTTGATCCATACACTTTCTTAAAGGATGTATATTATCAACGTCAGTTGTATGAGCTATTCGATGGCAATCCGCCAATGGAAGAAGAGCCGGATGATTTTGATGAGAACTTTTTAGAGAACTTGTAA